One region of Chlorobiota bacterium genomic DNA includes:
- a CDS encoding IS630 family transposase — translation MGVDNSTIYRYAEGYRASKSFEDYIEDKYVCYGGKLSGEQASAVSKELEGHLHHTSKEVVELVCERYGVRYTESGMVALLKRLGFVYKKTSLVPSKGNRAEQEEFLERLAGLLADRGEGEEGGVVYFSDAVHPQHNTRSSYGWIKSGSRYEVRSNTGRERVNINAALNAHDVGDVEVVESERVDSESTIELYAALERKHPSGRIRVICDNARYYRSRRLREWLSSSRIEQVFLPSYSPNLNLIERLWKYMRKKVIDRRYYETKDEFRGAIRRFFNDIEEYRPELERLLTLNFHVL, via the coding sequence TTGGGTGTTGATAATTCGACGATATATCGGTATGCCGAAGGGTATCGAGCATCAAAGAGCTTTGAGGATTACATAGAAGACAAGTATGTGTGCTATGGTGGGAAGCTGAGCGGTGAACAGGCATCAGCTGTATCGAAGGAACTGGAGGGACATCTGCATCATACATCGAAGGAGGTAGTGGAGTTGGTGTGCGAGCGTTATGGTGTGCGATATACGGAGAGCGGGATGGTAGCATTGCTGAAGCGTCTGGGCTTTGTGTACAAGAAGACGAGTCTGGTGCCATCGAAGGGGAATCGAGCGGAGCAGGAGGAATTTCTTGAACGTCTGGCGGGATTGCTTGCTGATAGGGGTGAAGGCGAGGAAGGTGGGGTAGTGTATTTCAGTGATGCGGTGCATCCTCAGCACAACACACGGAGCAGTTACGGGTGGATCAAGTCGGGGAGTCGGTATGAAGTGCGATCGAACACGGGTCGGGAACGTGTGAACATCAACGCGGCATTGAACGCGCATGATGTGGGAGATGTGGAGGTGGTGGAAAGCGAGCGGGTGGATAGTGAATCAACGATTGAGTTGTATGCAGCCTTAGAGCGGAAGCATCCGAGTGGAAGGATCAGAGTGATTTGCGACAACGCGAGATACTATCGGAGTCGTCGTTTGCGGGAGTGGTTATCATCATCGCGAATAGAGCAGGTATTTTTGCCGAGTTACTCACCGAATTTGAATTTAATTGAGCGATTATGGAAATACATGAGGAAGAAGGTAATAGACAGGAGGTATTATGAAACGAAGGATGAATTTCGTGGAGCTATCCGAAGATTTTTCAACGATATTGAGGAGTACCGCCCAGAGTTAGAGAGACTTCTAACCCTGAATTTCCACGTGCTCTGA